AAATCTAAAGGATGGCTTTAATGGCAATTCTGTATGACATACCGCGTATTGGTGCAGCATCTCCAAATAAATGGGGGCAGCGAGGGCCGACCTGCTGGTATTACGTATCCAAAATGTTGTTGCGTTTTCATAACAAAATCCAGCCTGCCAGCGAAGACTATGAAAACTTCAAAGCCATGCATGAGTTACGCAGTCTATTGACTCAAATGGGTGAAACAGAAAGCCATGCAAACCGCCACGACAAAAATATCGTCATGGATCGCATGAATAACAGAAGGATGGAATCCCTGCGGCAAATCAATAGCCGATCACAAGCGATAATCCAGTTAAAGCGTAAATTACGCACTGCCAATGCGGCAGCGACCGTCACGCTGAATCAGCATTTGGATACCCTTGAACGTCTGCTTGATGGGAACCGGGTCGAGTTTGACCGCAGGCAGGCCGCCCTTGAGGCACTGCGCAGTTATGAGGGCAACAGCCTTTCCCGTGCCAAAATCTTTGAATCGTTCTTCCCCGATGGCACGTTTCAGATCGTTAAGGCGGACATCTGGCTTAAGGACGGCTTTACCCCTGAACGCCTGGAACAATGTCTGGCCACTTGGGGTCCGTGCTATGCCGGTGGCGAGTTCTCTATACATACCGTTGATCGCACAGGTGCGGATCCCGCAAGAGGCGACCGAATTGTAAACGTAACCCAGTTTCGCGCAGGAAGCGCTCATGCAATTGTCATTGCGGGCATAGACGGCGATACCGTGTTCTACAAAGACCCAAATTACTCAAACGAACTGGCCACCTGCTCTTTCCAGCACCTTGTCGAGCACATTGGCACCGATGACAACAGGCTGTTCATTGCGGTGAATTGCACTCCAGACCCGAATACAGGCCGTTGCGCTCATATGGAGGCAGGAGCGCTGGTAAGGAGCACGGATTGGTGGTGAAGCACGAAGTTAAGTTTTAAACGCAGGCGTTTATTGCCCGGGACATTAGCACCCGTTGGAATCCAGAACCAGACGCTGTTGAACTGATCAGTTGATACTGGCCGGGGCAACGTATCAATATAAATCATGGAACCAGCATGGAGACCGGCCTGCTCGAGAAGGGTTGCAGGCAGC
The Silvimonas iriomotensis DNA segment above includes these coding regions:
- a CDS encoding papain-like cysteine protease family protein, producing the protein MAILYDIPRIGAASPNKWGQRGPTCWYYVSKMLLRFHNKIQPASEDYENFKAMHELRSLLTQMGETESHANRHDKNIVMDRMNNRRMESLRQINSRSQAIIQLKRKLRTANAAATVTLNQHLDTLERLLDGNRVEFDRRQAALEALRSYEGNSLSRAKIFESFFPDGTFQIVKADIWLKDGFTPERLEQCLATWGPCYAGGEFSIHTVDRTGADPARGDRIVNVTQFRAGSAHAIVIAGIDGDTVFYKDPNYSNELATCSFQHLVEHIGTDDNRLFIAVNCTPDPNTGRCAHMEAGALVRSTDWW